The segment TTTCAAGTCGATTCCATCgatgatttttcaatggattTTGAGATATTTCCTTCATTTGGTACAAGGATAATTGCCAAAACAACAGCAATgccatttcttttcaagaaagCAGCAACAAACAGTACTGCAACGATGAATTTGCCTTTATTTGATACCAGATTGAACAATATTGGATCTCTCACTTTGGATTATCAGATTATTTTTCCGTATCCAGGAAGCCCACTAAAAATCATAAAATATGAGCCATACTGGAAATCCACTGGAAGCGATTTATTGACATCTAGTAAAGATAGCAACTTTGtcacttcttcttctttaagTGGCAGCTTTATTAGTGTATTAGTTTGCGCTCTGAATGATGGAACCATAGTGGCAGCCCCGAAACCTTATAttgaattcaaaaacacAAAAATTCTGTTAAATGATCTGACGAAAGAACAATTAGAAAAAGTAGTGGATTATGATTTCGCTAAAATTGATGGGAGCTTTGACAGAGTATCGTTGAAGGAATATTTATCTTCCAAAGTAGTCCCTCTAAGAAGCTTGTTGGAAGTAATTCCAGCGTCAGTACAGCTGGTGATTAGTGTCTGTTTCCCAACAgataaagaaatcaataCTATTCCCATTAAAATATCACCCTTCTTAAATATTAATCAGTTCATTGATCAGCTATTActgattatttttgaacatGAAAGATTTTTGCGTCATAGCGGAAGTGAGAGTATGCGACAGATAGTGTTCAGTTCATGCAATTGGGAAGCATGTTCAATTCTCAACTGGAAACAACCTAATTTCCCGGTTTTGTtacaaatgaaaaatttgtcgAGAGGCTCAATTACTGGCAAGTTTATAAGTGATACTCCTAACTGTTTAAAACAATTGGCTGTCACTCCGCAAAAGATGACATATTTGAATACTGAGCCTATTGACATACATACAATGGTTCAATTTGCCATCAATAATAACTTATTGGGTGTGACCCTTCCATACGAAGTACTAAAGATCTGCCCGTCTTTGGCTAGAATTATCAAACAAAACGGATTATTGTTAGTTGCCTCAGTTGACGAGAAAGAACAATTGCCAACTGATGGAGGTTATAGTGGGATATACTACGCTTGTGAGTTACTATTTGAGAATAATATTGATATGTAGAATTCTCTAATATTTAGTTATAATACCTTATACCTCATATATTATTTAGGAAGAACTTTTTAACTTGTCCATTGAGAGCAACATCTTCTGCCTTAGCGCCTTTATTATCTACGAGATCACATTCGGCTTTATACTTTTCTACCAGCAACACAGCGGCATCACCATGCCCTTCAGCCAAGGCGTGAAATAATGGGGTCCAACCTTGCGTATCCGGCCAATTAACTGGACTTTTACCTAAACCACACAACAATTCAATTAATTTCAAAGACCCAACTGATGCAGCTCTATGTAGTGGAATTTGATTAAATTTATCTTTGATTCTTACGGACGCACCATTAGTAATCAAAAATTGCGATACTTCAAACCATTTTTTACCAACTGCCAAGTGTAGGCATGTAACTCCTTGATTAGTGACCTTATTCAAATCAGGCTTGATAGGTCTATCATAAAGAGACTTCACCACATCTAAATTTCCCACTGAACAAGCAATATGGAAAGGTGTCCACCCAGAATCATCTGAATAGTCATCCAAATTAACATTTTCCATTttagaaagcaaaaaactGGTAATCTCATGGGCTTGGAAGGAAACTGACCAATGTAGAGGGATTCTTCCATCTTGGTCCTTCTGTAGCAACATAGAAGGTTTGGAGTGGACTAGTTCTTGCaccttgaaaaattcattttccaTGCATGCTTGATGCAAAGGATAATCCGACATTTTTGTACGTTTCTCAGATCATTTTTTAAATAGTTACTATCATCACTACTGAAAGAGTTACTCTATCCTATGAACCCTTTATGGAGAACCCCTCTTGGGGATTTACATCCGGGTAAGCGAAGATCTTCATTACTTCTAAAACTGTTACAAATTACATTAAACTGTACAGGACTTGAGGTACTTCTGTACATGCTTTTTAACGTGTCAGTCCTTATAAGTGGAATATGATATCAGCgtatatattataattGGTATTATTTTAACTTGCATGTGATTAGGTTATAAATCACTATTGACGACTCAAAGTGGCAATCTTTGTTTTTGGCACCAAAGGAAGTAATGGCAAAAAAGGGCAATCCTTAAATCATGTGGTAAACTCTGAGCATCTTGCAGAGTTGATATTAGTTTAGTGACCTTTAGGAATACAGTTAGTAGTCGCTAAGAACAGAGCAGTATTTGGTGTCAATGAATAGATCACCCGGTGAGTTTCAAAGGTACGCAAAGGCgtttcaaaaacaattgTCGAGGGTGCAGCAGCCTGGTGGCAGAGGCAAAGTGCCTTCACCAAAAGGGGCATTTGCAGGCATTGGAGGTTTGATTTTGCTTGGAGGTGGTGCGCTGTTTATTAACAATGCGTTGTTCAATGTAGATGGTGGTCATAGGGCTATTGTTTATTCCAGGATACATGGTGTCTCCACTAAGATATTCAATGAAGGTACGCACTTCATCTTCCCTTGGCTTGATACCCCGATTGTTTATGATGTTAGAGCCAAGCCTCGTAATGTTGCTTCCCTGACAGGTACGAAAGACTTACAAATGGTGAATATAACCTGTAGAGTGCTTTCTAGACCGGATGTGGTACAATTGCCCACCATATATAGAACTTTGGGTCAGGATTATGATGAGA is part of the Saccharomyces mikatae IFO 1815 strain IFO1815 genome assembly, chromosome: 16 genome and harbors:
- the NAS6 gene encoding Nas6p (similar to Saccharomyces cerevisiae NAS6 (YGR232W); ancestral locus Anc_5.97), translating into MSDYPLHQACMENEFFKVQELVHSKPSMLLQKDQDGRIPLHWSVSFQAHEITSFLLSKMENVNLDDYSDDSGWTPFHIACSVGNLDVVKSLYDRPIKPDLNKVTNQGVTCLHLAVGKKWFEVSQFLITNGASVRIKDKFNQIPLHRAASVGSLKLIELLCGLGKSPVNWPDTQGWTPLFHALAEGHGDAAVLLVEKYKAECDLVDNKGAKAEDVALNGQVKKFFLNNI